From the genome of Nicotiana sylvestris chromosome 2, ASM39365v2, whole genome shotgun sequence, one region includes:
- the LOC138885592 gene encoding uncharacterized protein — protein MSDWWMDLQSKGDLIAANNTLLDDKEISGSRDSSYPRLSKYNFNISVAELVSAMRNIKESRTNGHQTRDCRHLREEVVTLLNNGHLREFLSDRAKNNYGRNCDNAEPSKAGKNPPHLTIYMIFGGNEINGVTFLAAKKMNVSVTHSKRLWEVAEDNINFMEEDADGLLLLHNDALVISLNVFDFKIKGVLIDPGSSANNIEWRVLEQDKLTESIIPATKLFIGFNLASVTTQGEILLPMKVEGVIKMTLFKVIDDDMGYNIILGRPWLHKMKVVPLTYHQLLKFPTSEGIKQIKGDQPVAREMNVISVSSCKGKEHAV, from the exons ATGTCCGATTGGTGGATGGATTTGCAATCGAAAGGAGATCTAATCGCGGCCAATAACACGTTATTGGATGACAAGGAGATATCAGGTTCCCGAGATTCCTCCTACCCCAGGCTTTCCAAATACAACTTCAATATTAGCGTAGCGGAGCTGGTATCAGCTATGAGGAACATTAAGGAATCACG GACCAACGGTCACCAGACTAGGGACTGTCGACATCTACGCGAAGAGGTGGTAACATTGCTGAATAACGGTCATCTTagagaattcttaagtgatcgAGCTAAAAACAATTATGGTCGCAACTGTGATAACGCGGAACCTTCGAAAGCAGGAAAAAATCCTCCACATCTGACGATCTACATGATTTTCGGAGGGAACGAGATTAATGGAGTGACATTTTTGGCGGCAAAAAAGATGAATGTATCGGTAACCCACAGTAAGAGACTCTGGGAAGTTGCTGAGGACAACATTAATTTTATGGAGGAAGACGCAGATGGATTATTACTGCTGCACAACGATGCCTTGGTAATCTCTTTAAATGTCTTTGATTTTAAAATTAAAGGTGTTTTGATAGACCCAGGAAGTTCAGCCAATAATATTGAGTGGAGAGTGTTGGAACAAGACAAGCTGACCGAAAGCATCATTCCAGCCACAAAACTCTTCATCGGGTTCAATCTGGCGAGCGTGACAACCCAAGGAGAGATCCTACTGCCTATGAAAGTCGAGGGAGTGATAAAGATGACCCTTTTCAAGGTAATAGACGATGATATGGGTTAcaatattattttgggaagaccatggtTGCACAAGATGAAGGTCGTACCGTTAACATATCATCAATTGCTGAAGTTCCCAACTTCTgagggaattaaacaaataaaaggagACCAACCTGTGGCAAGGGAGATGAATGTAATCTCAGTTTCCAGTTGCAAAGGGAAGGAGCATGCAgtatag